From a region of the Leptidea sinapis chromosome 6, ilLepSina1.1, whole genome shotgun sequence genome:
- the LOC126965087 gene encoding uncharacterized protein LOC126965087 isoform X1 produces the protein MYHMKNIIPFDDIELPQILYPLKPMSTTTRVESEINIREQVIKFIKNPQSRNLLDLEDRQIQLLKKLDFLYEKIKFISTTCQLSDSNKNVSKGSMVNKTDEIVLEMNSDRLPWFLRYFLKQNKDLSLLWHIHSSTPSTKVQNLKKFFEDLKTITNNKDNDRPNLRLIFKNVSADTELKISALGVPIIGSVNVIRYLCELYPNSLGYDYNDYVVEGILDNCYTLEKMTGKHKQASIKKIFQSNNMLLSGKFTIVDLVLFNEIKQSSALSGDFIPQQWLDKCKKEIM, from the exons ATGTatcatatgaaaaatattataccatTTGATGATATCGAGTTACCACAGATTTTGTATCCCTTAAAACCAATGTCTACTACTACACGGGTGGAGAGTGAAATCAATATTcgtgagcaggttatcaaatttattaag AACCCACAAAGTAGAAATTTACTTGACCTGGAAGACAGGCAGATTCAGCTTCTAAAGAAATTAGATTTTCTCTAtgaaaagataaaatttatCAGCACAACATGTCAATTATCAGATAGCAATAAAAATGTGTCTAAAGGGTCTATG GTTAATAAAACTGATGAGATTGTGTTGGAAATGAATTCTGATAGATTACCATGGttcttaagatattttttaaaacaaaataaagatttatcTTTATTATGGCATATTCACTCTTCAACTCCATCAACCAaagtacaaaatttaaaaaagttttttgagGATTTGAAAACAATTACCAATAACAAGGATAATGATAGACCTAACTTGAGGctgatttttaaaaatg TTTCAGCTGACACAGAATTGAAAATATCAGCTCTTGGAGTACCAATAATTGGAAGTGTTAATGTTATCAGATATCTCTGTGAATTATATCCAAACTCATTGGGGTATGACTACAACGATTATGTTGTGGAAGGAATACTGGATAATTGTTACACTTTAGAAAAGATGACTGGCAAACACAAACAAgcttcaattaaaaagattttccAATCCAACAATATGTTGCTTAGTGGAAAGTTTACTATTGTAgatcttgttttatttaatgaaatcaaACAGAGCAGTGCATTAAGCGGTGACTTCATTCCACAGCAGTGGTTAGACAAGTGTAAAAAGGAAATAATGtaa
- the LOC126965189 gene encoding uncharacterized protein LOC126965189 yields MEHARPPLELSLELGPAKRRSCDKCGGSWCDSGYKCPAKTARYNRRASVCPVRKIPIGVRDKLQVELKRMEDMDVIRKVSNPTEWVNAIVGEAKKNGTIRVCLDPRPLNRAVRRAHYPLPTLTEIAA; encoded by the exons ATGGAACATGCGAGACCACCGCTGGAATTAAGCCTAGAACTAGGGCCGGCGAAGCGGCGCTCGTGTGATAAATGTGGTGGATCCTGGTGTGATAGTGGTTATAAATGTCCAGCGAAAACGGCT CGATACAACCGTCGCGCGTCGGTCTGTCCAGTCAGAAAAATACCTATCGGTGTTCGTGATAAGCTACAAGTGGAATTAAAGCGTATGGAAGATATGGATGTCATAAGGAAGGTATCGAATCCTACGGAATGGGTGAACGCGATAGTAGGGGAAGCCAAGAAAAACGGTACTATTCGAGTGTGTCTCGATCCGCGACCGCTGAACCGAGCGGTGCGGCGTGCGCATTACCCGTTGCCGACCCTCACGGAAATAGCAGCCTAG
- the LOC126965069 gene encoding UV excision repair protein RAD23 homolog A, which translates to MLVTLKTLQQQTFQVEIDPDETVKSLKLKIEVEKGKEYAAEHQRLIYAGKILLDDNKLHTYNIDEKKFIVIMVTKPKTTEAPQASTAVAAAGESASTESGDAKSKTTDETPKVTPPTEPERPVEPLAIPSDPDFEATVQSIMDMGYNRQQVEQALRASFNNRERAVEYLITGIPEELLQEQEAEENSDEDPLGFLRDQPQFQQMRAVVQQNPSLLNTVLQQIGQSNPALLQVISQHQQEFVRMLNEPAGAPAGGAVPDEVPAPETEGPQPGQNVIHVSSQDKEAIERLKALGFPEHMVIQAYFACEKNENLAANFLLSQNFDE; encoded by the coding sequence ATGTTAGTCACACTTAAAACTCTTCAACAGCAAACATTTCAAGTGGAAATAGATCCGGATGAAACTGTAAAATCGTTAAAGCTCAAGATCGAAGTTGAAAAAGGTAAAGAATATGCCGCCGAACATCAGAGGCTTATTTACGCTGGTAAAATTTTACTCGACGATAACAAACTTCATACGtataatatagatgaaaaaaaatttattgttataatggTAACGAAACCTAAAACAACGGAAGCTCCGCAAGCATCTACGGCCGTAGCAGCAGCAGGTGAAAGTGCGTCAACCGAGAGTGGCGACGCTAAATCCAAAACAACGGATGAAACGCCAAAAGTTACACCACCTACAGAACCGGAGCGCCCTGTTGAACCCTTAGCAATTCCAAGTGACCCTGATTTTGAAGCCACAGTACAAAGTATAATGGATATGGGTTATAACAGACAACAAGTAGAACAAGCTTTACGTGCTTCATTCAACAATAGAGAGAGAGCCGTGGAATACCTTATAACTGGTATACCTGAAGAATTGCTGCAAGAGCAGGAGGCTGAGGAAAATTCAGATGAGGATCCTTTAGGATTTCTGAGAGACCAACCACAATTCCAACAAATGCGTGCAGTGGTTCAACAAAACCCTAGCCTGTTAAATACTGTTTTACAACAAATAGGCCAAAGTAACCCAGCTCTTCTTCAAGTTATTAGTCAACACCAACAAGAATTTGTTCGAATGCTAAATGAGCCTGCGGGTGCACCTGCTGGTGGAGCTGTTCCTGATGAAGTCCCAGCCCCAGAGACTGAAGGGCCTCAGCCGGGACAAAATGTTATACATGTGTCTTCTCAAGATAAGGAAGCAATTGAAAGACTAAAAGCACTTGGCTTTCCTGAGCATATGGTAATTCAAGCATACTTCGCGTGTGAAAAAAATGAAAACCTTGCTGCAAACTTTCTCTTATCCCAGAACTTTGATGAATAA
- the LOC126965087 gene encoding uncharacterized protein LOC126965087 isoform X2, whose product MYHMKNIIPFDDIELPQILYPLKPMSTTTRVESEINIREQNPQSRNLLDLEDRQIQLLKKLDFLYEKIKFISTTCQLSDSNKNVSKGSMVNKTDEIVLEMNSDRLPWFLRYFLKQNKDLSLLWHIHSSTPSTKVQNLKKFFEDLKTITNNKDNDRPNLRLIFKNVSADTELKISALGVPIIGSVNVIRYLCELYPNSLGYDYNDYVVEGILDNCYTLEKMTGKHKQASIKKIFQSNNMLLSGKFTIVDLVLFNEIKQSSALSGDFIPQQWLDKCKKEIM is encoded by the exons ATGTatcatatgaaaaatattataccatTTGATGATATCGAGTTACCACAGATTTTGTATCCCTTAAAACCAATGTCTACTACTACACGGGTGGAGAGTGAAATCAATATTcgtgagcag AACCCACAAAGTAGAAATTTACTTGACCTGGAAGACAGGCAGATTCAGCTTCTAAAGAAATTAGATTTTCTCTAtgaaaagataaaatttatCAGCACAACATGTCAATTATCAGATAGCAATAAAAATGTGTCTAAAGGGTCTATG GTTAATAAAACTGATGAGATTGTGTTGGAAATGAATTCTGATAGATTACCATGGttcttaagatattttttaaaacaaaataaagatttatcTTTATTATGGCATATTCACTCTTCAACTCCATCAACCAaagtacaaaatttaaaaaagttttttgagGATTTGAAAACAATTACCAATAACAAGGATAATGATAGACCTAACTTGAGGctgatttttaaaaatg TTTCAGCTGACACAGAATTGAAAATATCAGCTCTTGGAGTACCAATAATTGGAAGTGTTAATGTTATCAGATATCTCTGTGAATTATATCCAAACTCATTGGGGTATGACTACAACGATTATGTTGTGGAAGGAATACTGGATAATTGTTACACTTTAGAAAAGATGACTGGCAAACACAAACAAgcttcaattaaaaagattttccAATCCAACAATATGTTGCTTAGTGGAAAGTTTACTATTGTAgatcttgttttatttaatgaaatcaaACAGAGCAGTGCATTAAGCGGTGACTTCATTCCACAGCAGTGGTTAGACAAGTGTAAAAAGGAAATAATGtaa